The following are encoded together in the Terriglobales bacterium genome:
- a CDS encoding DMT family transporter — translation MSRSLKAHLLLVFNAAIWGATFVVIKDALHDITPLYFNAVRMTLAAACLAAVYWRQMRKLDRAALRYGAILGLLLWAGYEFQTTGLVHTTPSKSAFLTGVHVLLVPVFLTIFWRRKVNHWTVLGVVAAFVGLFLLTVPAGENVLDLSSVNRGDLLTLGCAVAFAFHIIFLGRATKKLAFEQMAVLQTVFAAVFMFATLPVLEQPHAAWSPRVLWAIFVTGVFCTAVAFSIQAWAQQFTPPTHTALIFALEPVFAWITSYLVLRERLGHRATLGAMLILGGILLSELKGHVVEEQPGALAPAEVEEEGG, via the coding sequence GTGAGCCGTTCGCTCAAAGCGCACCTCCTGCTGGTCTTCAACGCCGCCATTTGGGGCGCGACCTTCGTCGTCATCAAGGACGCGCTCCACGACATCACGCCGCTGTACTTCAACGCGGTCCGCATGACGCTGGCCGCCGCGTGCCTGGCAGCCGTGTACTGGCGGCAGATGCGCAAGCTCGACCGCGCCGCGCTGCGCTACGGCGCCATCCTCGGGCTGTTGCTTTGGGCGGGCTACGAGTTCCAGACCACGGGCCTCGTCCACACCACGCCCTCGAAGTCCGCGTTCCTCACCGGCGTCCACGTCCTGCTGGTGCCGGTGTTCCTCACCATCTTCTGGCGGCGCAAGGTCAATCACTGGACGGTGCTGGGCGTGGTGGCCGCGTTCGTTGGACTGTTCCTGCTGACGGTGCCGGCGGGCGAGAACGTGCTCGACCTCTCCAGCGTCAACCGCGGCGACCTGCTCACGCTGGGCTGCGCCGTGGCGTTCGCGTTCCACATCATCTTTCTGGGGCGCGCGACCAAGAAGCTCGCCTTCGAGCAGATGGCGGTGCTGCAAACGGTCTTTGCAGCGGTCTTCATGTTCGCGACCTTGCCGGTGCTGGAGCAGCCGCACGCCGCCTGGAGTCCCCGGGTGCTGTGGGCCATCTTCGTCACGGGCGTGTTCTGCACGGCGGTGGCGTTCAGCATCCAGGCGTGGGCGCAGCAGTTCACGCCACCCACGCACACCGCGCTCATCTTCGCGCTCGAGCCGGTGTTCGCCTGGATCACCTCGTACCTCGTCCTGCGAGAGCGCCTGGGACACCGCGCCACCCTGGGGGCCATGCTCATCCTGGGCGGCATCCTGCTCTCCGAGCTGAAGGGGCACGTGGTGGAGGAGCAGCCGGGGGCGCTCGCCCCAGCCGAGGTCGAGGAAGAGGGCGGCTAG